In a genomic window of Phyllostomus discolor isolate MPI-MPIP mPhyDis1 chromosome 5, mPhyDis1.pri.v3, whole genome shotgun sequence:
- the DKK1 gene encoding dickkopf-related protein 1, giving the protein MLRARGIKAAVVAVAQSSVRPTVWTVGQLETPGSLICSRTSTACWGPGLQSNIPPFFLSLSFLSSEMKALGAAGAARVLVALVAAALCSHPLLGVSATLNSVLNSNAIKNLPPPLGGAAGHPGSPVSVAPGILYDGGNKYQTIDNYQPYPCAEDEECSTDEYCASPTRSGGTGAQICLACRKRRKRCMRHAMCCPGNYCKNGICMPSEHSHFHRGEIEETVIESFGNDHSTLDGYSRRTTLSSKIYHTKGQEGSVCLRSSDCATGLCCARHFWSKICKPVLKEGQVCTKHRRKGSHGLEIFQRCYCGEGLSCRIQKDHHQASNSSRLHTCQRH; this is encoded by the exons ATGCTCAGAGCCCGCGGTATAAAGGCAGCGGTGGTGGCAGTGGCACAGAGCTCCGTGCGCCCCACAGTCTGGACTGTGGGACAGCTGGAGACTCCTGGAAGCCTGATCTGCAGCCGCACCAGTACGGCTTGCTGGGGACCAGGCTTGCAAAGTAatattcctcctttctttttgtctctctctttcttgagtTCTGAGATGAAGGCCCTGGGCGCAGCGGGTGCTGCCCGGGTCTTGGTCGCCCTGGTAGCTGCAGCTCTTTGCAGCCACCCTCTGCTGGGAGTGAGTGCCACCTTGAACTCCGTTCTCAATTCCAACGCCATCAAGAACCTGCCCCCACCGCTGGGCGGCGCTGCAGGGCACCCAGGCTCACCAGTCAGCGTGGCTCCTGGAATTCTGTATGATGGAGGCAACAAGTACCAGACCATTGACAACTACCAG CCCTATCCATGCGCGGAGGATGAGGAGTGCAGCACTGATGAGTACTGCGCGAGTCCCACCCGCAGCGGGGGCACCGGTGCGCAGATCTGCCTGGCCTGCAGGAAGCGCCGAAAACGCTGCATGCGTCACGCTATGTGCTGCCCAGGCAATTACTGCAAAAACG GAATATGTATGCCTTCTGAGCACAGTCATTTCCATCGAGGGGAAATCGAGGAAACCGTTATTGAAAGCTTCGGTAATGATCACAGCACCCTGGACGGGTACTCCAGAAGAACTACACTGTCTTCGAAAATTTATCATACCAAAG gACAAGAAGGTTCTGTCTGTCTCCGATCGTCAGATTGTGCTACAGGCTTGTGCTGTGCTAGACACTTCTGGTCTAAAATCTGTAAACCTGTCCTCAAAGAAGGTCAAGTGTGCACCAAGCACAGGAGAAAAGGCTCTCACGGGCTGGAGATATTCCAGCGCTGTTACTGCGGAGAAGGTCTATCTTGCCGGATACAGAAAGATCACCATCAAGCCAGTAATTCCTCTAggcttcacacctgtcagagacACTAA